Proteins encoded together in one Triticum dicoccoides isolate Atlit2015 ecotype Zavitan chromosome 7B, WEW_v2.0, whole genome shotgun sequence window:
- the LOC119341877 gene encoding putative receptor protein kinase ZmPK1, translating to MDARFASLLLLNLVHLFLRISAREFLLPGSSLSIEDSSHMLHSPDGTFTCGFKNISRNASVFSIWFSNTVDKTAVWSANHLHPVYSWGSRVMLYADGGMVLEDYNGQSVWENNVNSSSKAVKAQLLDTGNLIVKGQGDIILWQSFHSPTDTLLPYQNITSATKLVSTSRLLVPGRFSFHFDDQHLLTLFDDEKDISFIYWPNPNSDIWTKQRNSFNTTTIGVLDSWGYFLGSDNLNFKASDWGIRIMRRLTLDYDGNLRLYSLNKTDGTWSVTWMALPQTCSIRSLCGMNGICVYTPRPSCACAPGYEIIDPNDRSQGCRPKFNPSCDGQEMFVKLPNTDFRGNDQSKNTSVSFHTCKKICLNDCNCKGFLYWQASGGCYPKSSLLGGEMRPGLGRSIYIKLPKTLQVSKSSIPQSQPFDPRYAPNCSAKTKYFIPDFLDQPKDSHSGLNSQYLYLLYGFLLAIFLVEVIFVALGCWFVFRMEGKQLPGVWPAEIGYEMITNHFRGYTYKELQKATQNFKDQIGCGASGHVYKGVLKDKRVVAVKRLADINQGGEEFQHELSVIGKIYHMNLVRVWGFCSDGPHRILVLEYVENGSLDKTLFSSTRLLEWKERFNIAIGVAKGLAYLHHECLEWVIHCDLKPENILLDDNLNPKISDFGLAKLVSRGGSNKNVSRIHGTRGYIAPEWVSSQPITAKIDVYSFGVVVLELLKGARVSNWASNADEEVETVFAWVIRMLAENLMLEGGQQLWISDFIDSRLNGQFNELQARTMVKLAISCVEEDTRKRPTMENVVHMFLSVVDA from the coding sequence ATGGATGCACGCTTTGCCTCTCTACTCCTACTAAATTTGGTTCATCTGTTTTTGCGCATCTCAGCTCGTGAATTCCTCTTGCCAGGCTCCTCTCTCTCCATAGAGGACAGCTCCCATATGCTCCATTCACCAGATGGCACTTTCACCTGTGGCTTCAAAAACATTTCCCGAAATGCCTCCGTCTTCTCTATTTGGTTCTCCAACACAGTTGACAAGACTGCCGTCTGGAGCGCAAATCATCTCCATCCTGTGTACTCCTGGGGATCCCGAGTCATGCTATATGCGGATGGCGGAATGGTTCTAGAGGATTACAATGGACAGTCTGTGTGGGAAAACAATGTCAACTCTTCATCAAAAGCTGTAAAAGCTCAGTTATTGGACACCGGGAACCTCATCGTGAAGGGCCAAGGTGATATTATTCTATGGCAAAGCTTTCATTCTCCTACTGATACATTGCTGCCCTATCAGAACATTACTAGTGCTACCAAGTTGGTATCTACTAGTAGGTTACTTGTTCCTGGCCGGTTCAGCTTTCATTTTGATGATCAACATCTACTCACATTGTTTGATGATGAGAAGGATATCTCTTTCATCTACTGGCCAAATCCTAATAGTGACATATGGACAAAGCAAAGAAACTCGTTTAATACCACCACAATTGGGGTACTTGATAGTTGGGGGTATTTCCTTGGAAGTGACAATTTAAATTTTAAGGCTAGTGATTGGGGCATCAGGATTATGAGGAGGCTAACCTTGGATTACGATGGTAACCTTAGATTATATAGTCTAAATAAGACAGATGGAACATGGTCTGTCACATGGATGGCACTTCCTCAGACCTGCTCTATACGTAGTCTATGTGGTATGAATGGAATATGTGTGTATACACCTAGGCCTTCTTGTGCATGTGCCCCTGGATATGAGATCATCGACCCAAATGATAGGAGCCAAGGTTGCAGGCCGAAATTCAATCCTAGTTGTGATGggcaggagatgtttgtgaagctacCAAACACTGACTTCCGAGGTAATGACCAAAGCAAGAATACCTCAGTTTCATTTCATACTTGCAAGAAGATATGCTTGAACGATTGCAATTGCAAAGGTTTTTTATACTGGCAAGCAAGTGGAGGTTGCTATCCAAAGTCGTCCCTTTTGGGTGGTGAAATGAGGCCGGGTTTGGGTCGTTCTATCTATATCAAGCTTCCTAAGACATTACAGGTCTCAAAGTCCTCAATTCCTCAATCTCAACCTTTTGATCCTAGATACGCTCCTAATTGTAGTGCAAAGACCAAATATTTCATTCCCGATTTTCTGGATCAACCCAAAGATAGTCATAGTGGATTAAACTCGCAGTACTTGTACTTGTTGTATGGATTCTTATTAGCAATATTTCTTGTGGAGGTGATATTTGTGGCACTAGGGTGCTGGTTTGTGTTCAGAATGGAGGGCAAGCAGTTACCAGGAGTATGGCCAGCTGAGATTGGCTATGAAATGATAACCAACCACTTTCGCGGATACACTTACAAGGAGTTGCAGAAAGCGACTCAAAATTTTAAGGATCAAATTGGGTGTGGGGCATCTGGTCATGTATACAAGGGGGTCTTGAAGGACAAGAGAGTAGTGGCGGTGAAAAGGTTGGCAGATATAAACCAAGGCGGGGAAGAATTCCAACATGAACTGAGTGTGATTGGGAAGATTTACCATATGAATCTAGTGAGGGTATGGGGGTTTTGTTCTGATGGCCCACACAGGATATTGGTTCTAGAGTACGTTGAGAATGGTTCATTGGATAAAACTTTGTTTAGTAGCACAAGGTTACTTGAATGGAAGGAAAGGTTTAATATTGCTATAGGGGTGGCAAAAGGATTGGCATATCTTCATCATGAATGCTTGGAATGGGTTATCCATTGTGACCTAAAGCCTGAAAATATATTGTTGGATGACAACTTGAACCCGAAGATCAGTGACTTTGGCCTTGCTAAACTTGTGAGTAGAGGTGGATCCAATAAAAACGTGTCGAGGATCCATGGAACAAGAGGTTACATAGCTCCTGAGTGGGTCTCTAGCCAACCAATAACAGCAAAAATTGATGTCTACAGCTTCGGAGTGGTTGTCTTGGAACTACTGAAGGGGGCTCGTGTTTCAAACTGGGCATCAAATGCTGACGAGGAAGTGGAAACGGTCTTTGCATGGGTCATTAGGATGCTTGCAGAAAATCTAATGTTGGAGGGTGGCCAACAGTTATGGATCTCCGACTTCATTGATTCGAGATTGAATGGCCAGTTCAATGAGTTGCAAGCAAGAACTATGGTCAAGTTGGCCATTTCTTGCGTAGAAGAAGATACCAGAAAAAGGCCCACCATGGAAAATGTTGTGCATATGTTTCTTTCGGTTGTTGATGCATAA